A genomic region of Zea mays cultivar B73 chromosome 6, Zm-B73-REFERENCE-NAM-5.0, whole genome shotgun sequence contains the following coding sequences:
- the LOC103630568 gene encoding uncharacterized protein LOC103630568, giving the protein MAATSRLLPPVRFCFGAIDLYDGDSDGYDSSVAAGGAHLSPKRLWIPGVAEGCAEAGQDGRRSLGAAGAQGQQQRPRRALRSSLTHPDPVAPAQSPSFHDTSTRR; this is encoded by the exons ATGGCGGCGACCAGCCGTCTCCTGCCTCCTGTTCGTTTTTGTTTTGGTGCTATTGATCTCTACGACGGCGACAGCGACGGCTACGACAGTTCAGTCGCGGCAGGCGGGGCTCACCTCTCGCCAAAGAG gcTCTGGATTCCGGGCGTGGCGGAGGGATGTGCTGAGGCCGGACAGGACGGCCGGCGAAGCTTGGGCGCCGCCGGCGCCCAAGGCCAACAGCAACGTCCCAGGAGGGCCCTTCGGTCGTCGTTGACTCATCCAGATCCAGTCGCACCCGCCCAATCGCCATCGTTTCATGACACATCGACCAGAAGATAG
- the LOC103630568 gene encoding uncharacterized protein isoform X1 — protein sequence MAATSRLLPPVRFCFGAIDLYDGDSDGYDSSVAAGGAHLSPKRCMHACRLWIPGVAEGCAEAGQDGRRSLGAAGAQGQQQRPRRALRSSLTHPDPVAPAQSPSFHDTSTRR from the exons ATGGCGGCGACCAGCCGTCTCCTGCCTCCTGTTCGTTTTTGTTTTGGTGCTATTGATCTCTACGACGGCGACAGCGACGGCTACGACAGTTCAGTCGCGGCAGGCGGGGCTCACCTCTCGCCAAAGAG gtgcatgcatgcatgcaggcTCTGGATTCCGGGCGTGGCGGAGGGATGTGCTGAGGCCGGACAGGACGGCCGGCGAAGCTTGGGCGCCGCCGGCGCCCAAGGCCAACAGCAACGTCCCAGGAGGGCCCTTCGGTCGTCGTTGACTCATCCAGATCCAGTCGCACCCGCCCAATCGCCATCGTTTCATGACACATCGACCAGAAGATAG